A window of the Cellvibrio sp. pealriver genome harbors these coding sequences:
- a CDS encoding discoidin domain-containing protein encodes MKTPLRCLSLGALALGVNLAMTVPASAQSTPIWSDEFNGTRIDNTIWSYKVGGDGNGNGELQHYTARSQNSYIEDGKLVIEAKREAYEGKQFTSARLHTNGRMSFKYGTLEARIKLPRVDNGLWPAFWMLGTNFGLDGWPKSGEWDILEAGYKSALTDGTANKSVSAALHWWHESGTWSDWLQADHAQSTQLPTNFYDDYHTYKLDWTPSNVTISVDGNPYFTMDITDPNMSEFRDNPASIILNLAVGGWNFVEITDPAQITAPFPAKMYVDYVRLYANDSTELHVANDNLPTGNFGISTETTPVLNELNWGDRTNLYIWNNMTNIATTPSEGSGALAYSIAAGNWWGMGLVHKDQNLRNYKHGYLHLDIKTNSTSSFSIGLASTSGGDGKVDFNEGGDQYGLVRDGEWHHVAIPLSKFGNLDFETIKTLFSVFGPGPSATMEIAFDNIYLTESIALQAPEFGNFGIYTETPEHKNAGEFAFGVSGDLFLWDNTLTLESGANKEGNSALHLKSTGKGWYGMGLTARDGFNLTAFDNADAKLHFSMKTTHTGDFQIGFKSGALNEIGQKWINFKAGSDPYGFVRDGQWHEIQIPMSELAKDLDLFDVRQLLQVLGGGETAGISIDDVYISGGQQAKDPGTNGTVVNRAPSAAIKTSILGGIAPAVITFDGTKSVDVNGDALTYTWDFGDGTTGTGATLNHTYTNEGSYHVTLTVSDGELTSTARTFIFVDKDFSSAKSAKRGLGYGTHSVDDMTVMSKGISWWYNWSIKPDLSIQNIYQQFGVEFVPMAWNGNFNDAELRAYIASHPDVKYILAFNEPNFIDQANMTPSQAVAQWPRLEAIANEFGLKIVSVAMNYCGNCVTENGTTYYSPFDYFDDFFELCPTCKVDALSIHAYMPDVNGIEWYVNEFKKYGKPIWMTEFSAWETVKTLEDQKRMLIQVVDSFENNPDMQRYAWFTGRRNGHPFNGLFDYRQSGVLTELGSIYVNMPLHGDASKHTLPKLVQAENYAARNALRVEETKDVSGFLNLSDVGAGAWVEYNVNGAANTYDINLRVASAAAGTINVLVDGVQRTTINVPSTGGLQTWGNATAQLALTSGAHQIRLVFNQAINLNWMKFTIAGAGSSSSSSVAPSSSSRSSSSIAPSSSSRSSSSVATTSSVATSSSSSTSSAIVNPVGNLALNRPAVASTTEGQAWAASNAVDASATTRWASNAVDPTWIMVDLGASYSFNQVVLHWEAAYGKSYAIQTSTNGTSWTTVYETTTGAGGREVLNVNGTGRYVRMYGTARGTGYGYSLFDFQVNNNPVASSSVASSIASSTPSSVASSIKSSVASSVASSVAPSTNLALNRPAVASTTQAGLPIVNAFDGNAGTRWGSEWSDAQWIYVDLGAAYDINKVVLSWEGAYGKSYEIQTSNDAVTWTRIYSTTNGNGGVETLNITGTGRYVRMFGIARGTGYGYSLYEFAVHGTPAVVGNKALNKTAVASTIEGASTAANFAVDGNTNTRWSSQFLDGQWIYVDLGSTMSVNGVTLKWEGAYAKAYNIQVSNDATNWTTVKAETNSDGGFDDHLLSASGRYVRILSVTRSSGYGISLWDFEVY; translated from the coding sequence ATGAAAACTCCTTTACGGTGCTTAAGCCTTGGTGCTTTGGCTCTGGGTGTCAATCTCGCGATGACTGTCCCCGCCTCAGCCCAATCAACCCCTATCTGGTCGGACGAATTCAACGGGACGCGAATCGATAACACCATTTGGTCCTACAAAGTGGGCGGCGATGGGAATGGCAACGGCGAGTTGCAGCATTACACCGCACGCAGCCAGAACTCTTACATTGAAGATGGCAAGCTCGTCATTGAAGCCAAACGCGAAGCCTATGAGGGCAAACAATTTACCTCAGCGCGTTTGCACACCAACGGCCGTATGTCATTTAAATACGGCACTCTGGAAGCGCGTATTAAATTACCTCGTGTCGATAACGGTTTGTGGCCCGCATTCTGGATGCTGGGTACCAACTTTGGTTTGGATGGTTGGCCAAAATCCGGCGAGTGGGACATCCTTGAAGCGGGTTATAAATCTGCACTGACCGATGGCACTGCCAATAAATCCGTATCAGCTGCGCTGCACTGGTGGCATGAAAGCGGTACCTGGAGTGATTGGTTGCAAGCAGATCATGCGCAATCAACGCAACTGCCAACGAATTTTTACGATGACTACCACACCTATAAATTGGATTGGACTCCCTCCAATGTCACCATCAGTGTGGATGGCAACCCTTACTTCACAATGGACATTACCGACCCGAACATGTCGGAATTCCGTGACAATCCCGCGTCGATTATTTTGAATCTTGCCGTCGGTGGTTGGAATTTTGTTGAGATCACTGACCCCGCACAAATTACCGCACCTTTCCCCGCAAAAATGTACGTGGATTATGTACGTCTCTATGCGAATGACAGCACTGAGCTGCATGTGGCCAACGATAATTTGCCGACGGGTAATTTTGGTATCAGCACAGAAACAACTCCAGTGTTGAACGAACTGAATTGGGGTGATCGCACCAATTTATATATTTGGAACAACATGACCAATATCGCGACCACGCCATCTGAAGGCAGTGGTGCATTGGCGTATTCCATTGCAGCGGGAAATTGGTGGGGTATGGGCTTGGTGCACAAAGACCAAAACCTGCGCAATTACAAACATGGCTATTTGCATTTGGATATTAAAACCAATTCCACCAGCAGTTTTAGTATCGGCCTTGCCAGTACATCCGGTGGTGATGGCAAAGTGGATTTCAATGAAGGCGGTGACCAATATGGTTTAGTGCGTGATGGTGAATGGCATCATGTTGCAATTCCATTAAGCAAATTTGGCAACCTCGATTTTGAAACCATCAAAACCTTGTTCAGCGTATTCGGTCCTGGCCCTTCAGCGACGATGGAAATTGCGTTCGACAATATTTATTTAACCGAAAGCATTGCACTGCAAGCGCCAGAGTTTGGCAATTTTGGTATTTACACTGAAACCCCGGAGCACAAGAATGCGGGTGAATTTGCATTTGGTGTGAGTGGCGATTTATTCCTGTGGGATAACACACTCACATTAGAAAGCGGTGCAAATAAAGAAGGCAATTCGGCGTTGCATTTGAAATCAACCGGCAAAGGTTGGTACGGCATGGGCTTGACCGCGCGTGATGGTTTTAATCTCACCGCGTTTGATAATGCCGATGCGAAATTGCATTTCTCCATGAAAACCACGCACACCGGTGATTTCCAAATTGGTTTCAAAAGTGGTGCGTTAAATGAAATTGGCCAGAAGTGGATTAACTTCAAAGCGGGCAGTGACCCTTACGGTTTTGTACGCGATGGCCAATGGCATGAAATTCAGATCCCGATGAGTGAACTCGCAAAAGATTTGGATTTGTTTGATGTACGTCAGTTGCTGCAAGTATTGGGTGGTGGTGAGACTGCCGGTATCAGCATTGATGACGTATACATCTCAGGTGGTCAGCAAGCAAAAGATCCCGGCACTAACGGCACTGTGGTCAACCGCGCGCCTTCTGCCGCAATCAAAACATCCATCCTCGGTGGAATTGCACCGGCGGTTATTACGTTTGATGGCACCAAATCAGTCGATGTGAATGGTGATGCCTTAACTTACACCTGGGACTTTGGTGATGGCACAACCGGTACCGGCGCAACGCTTAACCACACTTACACCAATGAAGGTTCTTATCACGTCACTCTCACCGTAAGCGATGGCGAATTAACTTCTACTGCAAGAACGTTTATTTTTGTCGATAAAGATTTTAGCAGCGCAAAAAGTGCGAAGCGCGGTTTGGGTTATGGCACACACTCAGTTGATGATATGACAGTCATGTCCAAAGGTATTAGCTGGTGGTACAACTGGAGTATCAAGCCGGATCTTTCCATCCAAAATATCTACCAACAATTTGGTGTTGAATTTGTGCCTATGGCATGGAATGGAAATTTCAATGATGCAGAATTGCGTGCGTACATTGCATCGCATCCGGATGTGAAATATATCCTCGCGTTTAACGAACCTAACTTTATTGACCAAGCGAACATGACGCCATCGCAAGCTGTTGCGCAGTGGCCGCGCTTGGAAGCCATCGCCAATGAATTTGGTTTGAAAATTGTCAGCGTGGCGATGAACTACTGTGGTAACTGCGTGACAGAAAACGGAACCACTTATTACAGTCCATTTGATTACTTTGATGATTTCTTTGAACTCTGCCCAACCTGTAAAGTAGATGCACTGTCAATTCACGCCTACATGCCAGATGTAAATGGTATTGAGTGGTACGTGAATGAATTCAAAAAATACGGCAAACCCATCTGGATGACCGAGTTCTCTGCATGGGAAACCGTAAAAACACTTGAAGACCAAAAACGCATGTTGATTCAGGTAGTGGATTCATTTGAAAACAACCCTGATATGCAACGCTATGCATGGTTCACTGGTCGTCGCAATGGCCATCCGTTCAACGGTTTGTTTGATTATCGTCAATCCGGTGTGCTTACTGAACTCGGTAGTATTTATGTGAATATGCCGCTGCATGGCGATGCGAGCAAACATACCTTGCCGAAGTTAGTGCAAGCTGAAAATTATGCTGCGCGCAATGCATTGCGTGTTGAAGAAACCAAAGACGTTTCCGGTTTCCTGAACTTGAGTGATGTTGGTGCCGGTGCCTGGGTTGAGTACAACGTAAATGGTGCTGCCAATACTTACGATATTAATTTGCGTGTAGCGAGTGCAGCAGCGGGTACTATTAATGTGTTGGTCGATGGCGTACAGCGCACCACAATTAACGTTCCCTCAACCGGTGGATTGCAAACCTGGGGCAATGCAACTGCACAACTTGCACTGACCAGCGGCGCGCACCAAATCCGTTTGGTGTTCAATCAGGCAATTAACCTGAACTGGATGAAGTTTACTATCGCAGGTGCTGGCAGCTCGTCATCAAGCAGCGTTGCTCCATCGTCTTCATCCAGAAGTTCAAGCAGCATTGCGCCTTCATCGTCATCAAGAAGTTCAAGCAGTGTGGCAACAACATCGTCAGTTGCAACATCTTCTTCATCTAGCACCAGCAGTGCGATTGTGAATCCGGTTGGTAACCTTGCACTGAATCGTCCGGCTGTTGCTTCAACAACAGAAGGTCAAGCATGGGCGGCAAGTAATGCGGTAGATGCAAGTGCAACAACCCGTTGGGCAAGTAATGCAGTTGATCCTACCTGGATTATGGTGGACTTGGGTGCGAGCTACAGTTTCAATCAGGTAGTGTTGCATTGGGAAGCGGCTTACGGAAAATCCTATGCGATCCAAACATCAACCAACGGTACAAGTTGGACAACCGTTTATGAAACAACAACGGGTGCGGGTGGTCGTGAAGTATTGAATGTGAATGGAACTGGCCGCTATGTGCGTATGTACGGAACGGCGCGCGGCACTGGCTACGGATATTCGTTGTTTGATTTCCAGGTAAACAACAACCCAGTGGCATCAAGTTCTGTTGCATCTTCAATTGCGAGTTCAACTCCAAGCTCTGTTGCTAGCTCTATTAAAAGTTCGGTAGCAAGTTCAGTTGCAAGCTCGGTTGCGCCATCGACAAACCTTGCGCTGAATCGCCCTGCAGTTGCATCAACAACACAAGCGGGACTGCCAATTGTTAACGCATTTGATGGCAATGCCGGCACCCGTTGGGGTAGTGAGTGGAGCGATGCACAATGGATTTATGTTGACCTTGGTGCAGCCTATGACATCAACAAAGTGGTGTTGAGCTGGGAAGGTGCCTACGGCAAAAGTTATGAAATCCAAACCTCTAACGATGCAGTAACCTGGACCAGAATTTACAGCACGACAAATGGCAATGGTGGTGTGGAAACACTCAACATTACCGGTACCGGTCGTTATGTGCGTATGTTCGGTATTGCGCGTGGTACAGGCTACGGTTATTCATTGTATGAGTTTGCGGTTCACGGCACTCCTGCTGTAGTGGGTAATAAAGCACTAAACAAAACCGCTGTAGCGTCCACCATTGAAGGCGCGAGCACTGCTGCCAATTTTGCAGTCGATGGCAACACCAACACCCGTTGGAGTAGTCAATTTTTGGATGGGCAGTGGATTTATGTCGATCTGGGCAGCACCATGAGTGTGAATGGTGTAACGCTGAAATGGGAAGGTGCTTACGCAAAAGCCTACAACATTCAGGTATCTAACGATGCTACCAACTGGACTACCGTAAAAGCGGAAACCAATAGTGATGGCGGTTTTGATGATCACTTGCTATCGGCAAGTGGCCGCTATGTGCGTATCCTGAGTGTGACCCGCTCAAGTGGTTATGGTATTTCGTTGTGGGATTTTGAGGTTTACTAA
- a CDS encoding SGNH/GDSL hydrolase family protein, translating to MQVLLKRTTFIQWVTVTAVLFSGQFFSGEVFSAEVLSEERFSKEPLSNVATAQTDKYVLPVHYSGRVLVEKQDQLTTYTYSWPGVYFEAEFNGPALDVRLNDTNNILNIIIDDKEPIVLNRPGKTTYSLNNLGEGRHKVRLEKRTETHVGTGTFEGFYVSAKESVLAPASRQRSIEFIGDSFSAGYANLSTSRECDGEAIFSTTNTHQTFGALTAKHFNADYQINAISGSGVVRNYNGAFPDKNFVQFYPYTILGDTTNKYESAWSPDIIVLELGGNDFATPLNPGEKWKNREALQRDYIENYTAFILDLRKKNPRAGLILVVPSMGSDELLQQHTKVKEQLKTRGETRVQLLTTGPMELTSCHWHPSVKDHQAVSQMLVDFINATPEIWKGK from the coding sequence ATGCAAGTGTTATTAAAAAGAACAACGTTTATTCAATGGGTGACAGTGACGGCAGTACTTTTTTCAGGGCAGTTTTTTTCAGGAGAAGTGTTTTCAGCAGAGGTGTTGTCAGAAGAAAGGTTTTCAAAAGAGCCGCTTTCCAATGTTGCTACTGCGCAAACAGACAAGTATGTGTTACCCGTGCACTACAGTGGTCGTGTATTGGTTGAAAAACAGGATCAGTTAACAACCTATACTTATTCGTGGCCCGGTGTTTATTTTGAAGCAGAATTTAATGGGCCAGCGCTGGACGTCAGGTTAAACGATACTAACAATATTCTTAATATCATCATTGATGATAAAGAACCCATAGTGTTGAACCGGCCTGGCAAGACAACGTATTCACTCAACAACCTCGGTGAAGGGCGACACAAAGTTCGTCTTGAAAAACGGACTGAAACTCACGTCGGGACAGGTACTTTTGAGGGGTTTTATGTAAGCGCTAAAGAAAGCGTCTTAGCGCCTGCATCGCGGCAGCGAAGCATAGAATTTATTGGCGATTCATTTTCCGCTGGTTACGCTAACCTATCCACAAGCCGCGAATGTGATGGCGAAGCGATTTTTAGCACAACCAACACACATCAGACATTTGGCGCACTCACTGCAAAACACTTCAATGCCGACTATCAAATCAATGCGATTTCTGGCAGTGGCGTAGTGCGTAATTATAATGGTGCTTTTCCAGACAAAAACTTTGTGCAGTTTTATCCTTATACGATACTTGGCGATACAACGAATAAATACGAAAGCGCGTGGTCTCCGGATATTATTGTTCTGGAACTTGGCGGAAATGATTTTGCTACACCCTTGAATCCGGGTGAAAAATGGAAAAACCGTGAAGCCCTGCAACGTGACTATATAGAAAACTACACGGCTTTTATTCTTGATCTGAGAAAGAAAAACCCGCGAGCAGGTTTGATTTTAGTGGTGCCCAGTATGGGGTCAGACGAGTTGCTTCAGCAGCATACGAAAGTGAAAGAACAGTTGAAAACCCGTGGTGAAACCAGAGTGCAATTGCTCACTACTGGCCCCATGGAGTTGACGAGCTGCCACTGGCACCCCTCGGTAAAAGATCACCAAGCAGTGAGTCAGATGCTGGTTGACTTCATCAACGCGACCCCTGAAATCTGGAAAGGGAAATAA
- a CDS encoding helix-turn-helix domain-containing protein, whose product MNETVFNIHDLVLMMTALQCACFAVLLLVTNPPANKSNYFLAAFLLAHAFIPIHELILWGADFKMIALNNYPRLFLWIGFGYYLDAALLYFYIKSLVYHDFTLHKRDALHLIPLGLFALFLGLTFYTHSLEERILLIDDDIYMYSPGYLLVDFLCKAGRIGYCVACLVLIAKYRNQLKTTHSNIERVDIRWLISLVIGFLIITVTEAALACAKLLHLFIGFHPHWFEVIGLTGYYVVFVLVLALVFTSIRYFSGFVTIKQKDPLKKPTEEKLLNTGFAEKIDAMMREHKPYLQPDITLDMLAETLKIPSRDLSLVFNRHFDSNFYEFINRYRIEEAKKMLADPKHKSKTITHIYLDIGFNSKSVFNTFFKKHVGQTPSEYRQEHLPH is encoded by the coding sequence ATGAACGAAACCGTATTTAATATCCACGATCTGGTATTGATGATGACGGCTTTGCAGTGTGCCTGCTTTGCCGTCTTACTCTTGGTCACTAACCCTCCAGCCAATAAAAGCAATTATTTTCTTGCGGCTTTTTTGTTGGCGCATGCGTTTATCCCAATCCATGAACTGATTTTATGGGGTGCCGATTTCAAAATGATCGCGCTCAATAATTATCCCCGTTTATTTTTATGGATAGGCTTTGGCTATTATCTGGATGCAGCCCTGCTTTATTTTTATATCAAATCACTGGTCTACCACGATTTCACCTTACACAAACGCGATGCTTTGCATTTAATCCCATTGGGATTATTTGCCCTGTTCCTCGGGCTCACCTTTTATACGCACAGTCTGGAAGAGCGCATACTGCTGATTGATGACGATATCTACATGTATAGCCCTGGCTATTTACTGGTCGATTTTTTATGTAAGGCTGGACGTATTGGCTATTGTGTGGCGTGTTTGGTCTTGATTGCCAAATATCGCAACCAATTAAAAACAACTCACTCAAATATTGAACGGGTAGACATTCGTTGGTTGATATCACTAGTGATTGGCTTTTTGATTATCACCGTTACCGAAGCTGCACTTGCCTGCGCAAAATTACTTCACCTGTTTATAGGCTTTCACCCGCACTGGTTTGAAGTGATTGGGTTAACGGGTTATTACGTCGTCTTTGTACTGGTGCTTGCGCTGGTATTCACCAGCATCCGCTACTTCTCCGGTTTTGTGACCATCAAACAAAAAGACCCGCTTAAAAAGCCAACGGAGGAAAAACTACTCAACACCGGATTTGCCGAAAAAATCGATGCCATGATGCGCGAGCACAAACCTTATCTGCAGCCAGATATAACACTAGACATGCTCGCCGAGACGCTCAAAATTCCATCGCGCGATTTATCTCTGGTGTTTAACCGCCATTTCGATAGCAATTTCTATGAGTTTATTAACCGCTATCGAATTGAAGAAGCCAAAAAAATGTTGGCCGATCCAAAGCATAAATCCAAAACCATCACCCACATTTATTTGGATATCGGATTTAACAGTAAATCGGTATTTAACACCTTTTTCAAAAAACATGTAGGCCAAACACCTTCAGAATACCGGCAAGAGCATCTACCGCATTAA
- a CDS encoding cellulase family glycosylhydrolase — MNIQKLTIKKILLAACIGLSSTVSLISTANAQQSYLRADGQYIVNEQGEKVLLRGMGLGGWMLQEGYMLKLGNLGQQHVMRAKIEELIGAEATQEFYDAWLANHTTKADIDAMAKWGFNSVRLPMHFNLYTLPIEQEPVKGQNTWLEKGFEMTDQLVAWAKANNMYVILDLHAAPGGQGNDFAISDRNPNTPSLWQSEANQQKMVELWRKLAQRYANEPTIGAYDIINEPNWGFESADDKNGCKETKNEPLKKLMVDVTKAIRSVDNKHMIIIEGNCWGNNYAGVLPQWDNNMVLSFHKYWNNNTLGDIKSHLELREKYNMPIWLGESGENSNLWFTDAITLVESQGIGWAWWPLKKLGFNNPLEVKPNAGYLALVDYWNGKGEKPSAAVAKKALMQLANHDIRFENTQYHPEVIDAMFRQTYSKLNMPFKEHRIAKSGGNLAAVDYDMGHSGIAYFDKDSANYHISAGSERMPWNRGTTYRNEGVDIAWDDAKKAYFINHIETGEWTEYTIEADKAGSYTLTAQVKSTTDTGRIAVSVNNAPSASEAAIGQSDKWQSVAVGTITLLQGTNKIRIHAKAGGYELLSLQLKR; from the coding sequence GTGAACATACAAAAACTCACTATTAAAAAAATACTGTTGGCTGCGTGCATTGGGTTAAGCAGCACCGTATCGCTGATATCTACAGCGAATGCCCAACAAAGTTATTTGCGCGCGGATGGGCAATACATCGTCAATGAACAAGGCGAGAAAGTGCTATTGCGGGGCATGGGTTTGGGGGGCTGGATGCTACAAGAAGGTTACATGCTCAAATTGGGCAATCTTGGCCAACAACATGTCATGCGCGCAAAAATTGAAGAGTTGATAGGCGCAGAAGCAACACAAGAATTTTACGATGCATGGCTTGCTAACCACACCACCAAAGCGGATATCGATGCAATGGCCAAGTGGGGTTTTAACTCGGTACGTTTGCCAATGCACTTTAATCTCTACACTTTGCCAATTGAACAAGAGCCCGTAAAAGGGCAGAACACCTGGTTGGAAAAAGGCTTTGAGATGACGGATCAATTGGTTGCTTGGGCGAAAGCAAACAATATGTATGTGATCCTGGATTTACACGCTGCACCGGGCGGGCAGGGCAACGACTTTGCCATTTCAGATCGCAATCCCAATACGCCATCGCTTTGGCAGAGTGAAGCCAACCAGCAAAAAATGGTTGAGCTGTGGCGCAAGCTTGCGCAACGTTATGCCAATGAACCCACGATTGGTGCTTACGACATTATCAATGAACCTAACTGGGGTTTTGAAAGTGCCGATGATAAAAACGGTTGCAAAGAAACTAAAAATGAACCGCTAAAAAAATTAATGGTGGATGTAACCAAAGCCATCCGCTCGGTAGATAACAAGCACATGATTATTATTGAAGGTAATTGCTGGGGTAATAATTACGCCGGTGTATTGCCGCAATGGGATAACAACATGGTGCTCAGCTTCCACAAATATTGGAACAACAACACCCTTGGCGATATTAAAAGCCATCTCGAATTACGCGAAAAGTACAACATGCCCATTTGGCTGGGTGAGTCGGGGGAAAACTCCAATCTGTGGTTTACCGACGCGATTACATTGGTTGAATCCCAAGGTATTGGTTGGGCGTGGTGGCCGCTGAAAAAACTCGGGTTCAATAATCCTTTGGAAGTAAAACCTAACGCAGGCTATTTGGCGTTGGTTGATTATTGGAATGGCAAAGGCGAGAAACCATCCGCAGCGGTAGCCAAAAAAGCGCTGATGCAATTAGCGAATCACGATATCCGTTTTGAAAACACGCAATATCACCCAGAAGTGATTGATGCGATGTTCCGTCAAACCTATTCCAAACTGAATATGCCTTTTAAAGAGCATCGCATTGCCAAATCAGGCGGTAATCTTGCCGCGGTAGATTACGATATGGGGCACAGTGGGATCGCGTATTTTGATAAAGATTCCGCCAATTACCATATCTCTGCCGGCAGTGAGCGTATGCCTTGGAACCGCGGAACGACTTACCGCAATGAAGGCGTCGATATCGCGTGGGATGACGCTAAAAAAGCTTACTTCATTAACCATATCGAAACCGGTGAGTGGACTGAGTACACCATCGAAGCCGATAAAGCGGGTAGCTACACATTAACTGCCCAAGTTAAATCCACAACGGATACCGGTCGCATCGCCGTCAGTGTTAATAATGCGCCTTCGGCGAGCGAAGCGGCCATTGGCCAATCTGATAAATGGCAGTCGGTTGCTGTTGGCACAATTACTTTATTACAAGGCACCAACAAAATTCGGATACATGCCAAAGCGGGCGGCTACGAATTGTTATCCCTGCAACTAAAACGCTAA
- a CDS encoding VOC family protein has translation MSNPAKNTICLWYERDAEEAARFYASIFPNSYVTSVNLAPGDYPSGQQGDVLTVDFTVMGIPCIGLNGGPAFKHSEAFSFQVATQDQAETDHYWNAIVNNGGAESECGWCKDKWGISWQITPAVLIQAITHPDPSAAKRAFDAMMTMRKIDIATIEKALRG, from the coding sequence ATGTCTAACCCGGCCAAAAATACCATTTGCCTATGGTACGAGCGCGATGCCGAAGAGGCTGCACGTTTTTACGCATCCATATTTCCCAATTCTTATGTGACCTCTGTCAATCTGGCTCCTGGAGATTATCCATCAGGTCAGCAAGGTGACGTGTTAACCGTTGATTTTACTGTGATGGGTATTCCATGTATCGGACTCAATGGCGGGCCTGCATTTAAACACTCGGAAGCCTTTTCATTTCAGGTTGCCACCCAGGATCAGGCGGAAACGGATCACTATTGGAATGCGATTGTTAATAACGGTGGTGCAGAAAGTGAATGCGGATGGTGTAAGGATAAGTGGGGAATCTCCTGGCAGATCACCCCGGCAGTGTTGATTCAAGCCATTACACATCCTGATCCTTCAGCGGCAAAACGTGCATTTGATGCAATGATGACTATGCGAAAAATTGATATTGCGACAATAGAAAAGGCACTTCGTGGCTAG
- a CDS encoding thaumatin family protein, translating to MSNQIVEANSAINLRVLMWLYLLAALFFSQSVFAASGHTVLTGTSVKFYVTAAPWADVHYTVNGLNQQNIRMTASGTNHEYTASGIATGSVIRYFFTIGDTSGGATDTAWVQFTLTNPTTPPPSGVARLYQHCNYGGTTASLNVGSYTLSQLQGLGVRNDDVSSLQVNSGYEILLYQHDNFGGTVITKSGNDDCLVNDNFNDAASSVVVRAINTTNPGTPGTANGTHKRLKIINGCGDPMWVQWLTAPGVTFNGANRLRLPSLGSSVEYDIPDKGLPSMRFWPGFGCDANGHNCRVGASGGPASLGFTCPAGGCAPPIDSKFEASFGCIPGVSDAQCAQNPSAPGTPLGRGDWWNNSFVDGYTAPMKVVVKGNCPVGPQPAPVFGPGGPPGGVIDCSTIRISDCPTNENLSTDGRYPALANVNLIATNPITGAQAGCYSPAAKLTYRNWPSTTPIYNPADPQAQMYTCPTPPISPEQCMAGPADRTKYRNMVHSHCDTYAYAYDDGVGLSSCPAATNLVYEVTFYCPR from the coding sequence ATGTCTAATCAAATAGTAGAAGCAAATTCGGCGATCAACCTCAGGGTGCTGATGTGGTTATATTTGTTGGCGGCCCTGTTTTTTTCTCAATCTGTATTCGCAGCATCTGGTCACACTGTCCTGACAGGAACGAGTGTGAAATTTTATGTGACAGCTGCTCCTTGGGCTGATGTGCATTACACCGTAAATGGTCTCAACCAGCAAAATATCCGCATGACTGCAAGTGGGACAAACCATGAGTACACAGCAAGTGGTATCGCTACCGGTTCAGTGATTCGCTATTTTTTTACCATCGGCGATACCAGCGGTGGAGCAACCGATACTGCCTGGGTTCAATTCACACTGACAAATCCAACCACACCACCACCGTCTGGCGTTGCGCGTTTATACCAGCACTGCAATTACGGCGGCACAACGGCCAGTTTGAACGTAGGCAGTTATACGTTGAGCCAACTGCAAGGATTGGGTGTGCGTAACGATGATGTGTCATCACTACAGGTGAACAGCGGTTACGAAATCCTGCTTTATCAGCATGATAATTTTGGCGGCACTGTGATCACCAAGTCGGGCAACGATGATTGTCTCGTCAACGATAATTTTAATGATGCGGCCAGCTCCGTTGTTGTACGTGCAATCAATACGACTAATCCGGGCACACCTGGCACTGCCAACGGTACACACAAGCGTTTAAAAATTATTAATGGCTGTGGCGATCCCATGTGGGTGCAATGGTTGACTGCACCGGGCGTTACCTTCAACGGTGCCAATCGTTTGCGATTGCCAAGCCTTGGTAGTTCAGTGGAATACGATATTCCCGATAAAGGTTTGCCCAGTATGCGTTTCTGGCCAGGTTTTGGCTGCGATGCCAACGGCCATAATTGTCGGGTAGGCGCGAGCGGTGGCCCTGCAAGTTTAGGTTTTACTTGTCCTGCTGGCGGTTGTGCACCACCCATCGATTCCAAATTTGAAGCGTCATTTGGTTGTATTCCTGGTGTAAGCGACGCGCAATGCGCACAAAACCCTTCTGCACCAGGTACGCCTTTGGGGCGCGGCGACTGGTGGAATAACAGTTTTGTAGATGGTTACACCGCGCCCATGAAAGTGGTGGTGAAAGGTAATTGCCCGGTAGGGCCACAGCCTGCACCTGTGTTTGGTCCCGGTGGCCCTCCTGGTGGTGTAATTGATTGCTCGACAATCCGCATTTCCGATTGTCCGACCAATGAAAATTTGAGCACAGATGGCCGTTATCCTGCGCTTGCGAATGTGAATTTAATTGCGACGAATCCAATCACAGGTGCACAAGCCGGCTGCTATTCACCTGCTGCGAAACTCACGTATCGCAATTGGCCATCGACTACGCCGATATACAACCCGGCAGATCCCCAAGCGCAGATGTATACCTGCCCAACGCCGCCTATTTCACCAGAGCAGTGTATGGCGGGGCCTGCAGATCGCACCAAGTATCGCAACATGGTTCATTCCCATTGCGATACCTATGCCTACGCCTATGACGATGGAGTAGGGCTATCCAGTTGCCCTGCAGCAACCAACTTAGTGTATGAAGTGACCTTCTATTGCCCACGTTAA